From Methanobacterium congolense, one genomic window encodes:
- a CDS encoding alpha/beta fold hydrolase — MSIVKINDINMYYESHGEGEPLILISGNGGELSQWKDHITMFSKEYQVIAFDNRGAGRTDKPDMEYSIEMMANDVVGLMDALGIEKAHILGASMGGMIAQSIAFLHPNRVKSLILAVTMMKVSPQANYAAQHAIKNVQEGVDPESLAIYSIAWSFPDEVFENPTAVEMIKKAMLTTLNQQNVHGFKLQNDAASEFNSSSWVSEIKVPTLVIEGEDDIVVPKKYSSREIARNISGSKFISLPGGHMAYLMNAGSFQKHVMDFIASIT; from the coding sequence ATGTCAATTGTAAAAATAAATGATATAAATATGTATTATGAATCACATGGTGAAGGAGAACCTTTGATATTAATATCTGGTAATGGTGGTGAGTTATCCCAGTGGAAAGACCATATAACTATGTTTTCCAAAGAGTATCAGGTGATAGCTTTTGACAACCGCGGTGCAGGCCGTACTGATAAGCCAGATATGGAATATTCAATTGAGATGATGGCGAACGATGTAGTAGGTTTGATGGATGCCCTTGGAATCGAGAAGGCACATATACTCGGCGCATCTATGGGTGGAATGATAGCTCAGAGTATTGCTTTCTTGCACCCTAACAGAGTGAAAAGTTTGATACTTGCTGTAACAATGATGAAAGTATCTCCACAGGCAAATTATGCTGCTCAACATGCGATAAAAAATGTTCAGGAAGGAGTTGATCCTGAAAGTCTTGCAATATATTCAATAGCATGGTCATTTCCAGATGAAGTTTTTGAAAACCCCACAGCTGTTGAAATGATTAAAAAAGCCATGTTAACAACATTAAATCAGCAAAATGTTCATGGATTTAAACTGCAAAATGATGCAGCATCTGAATTTAACTCAAGTTCATGGGTAAGTGAGATCAAAGTTCCAACTCTTGTCATAGAGGGAGAAGATGACATTGTTGTGCCTAAAAAATATTCCTCCAGGGAAATTGCAAGAAACATTTCTGGCTCAAAGTTCATCTCTCTTCCAGGAGGACATATGGCCTATTTAATGAATGCTGGATCCTTCCAAAAACATGTAATGGACTTTATCGCATCAATCACATAA
- a CDS encoding TetR/AcrR family transcriptional regulator, with translation MSIKELKIKEKEDRRKYILDIAQKLFIYKDYDNVSMNDIAQEVGVNKATLYNYFKNKEALYFAVVLRGVQILDEMIKKEVKKGDTGFEKFRLFGNANNEFYNKYPDCMGLLYSPQSNKFDVSNINASEEYKEVMKILKELIFIMSDSIQFGVDDGTIRDDVNPVEAAILISLISQSMSNMSCLHRDILESRGSDEKQFSTYVKGIIHQMLMKKED, from the coding sequence GTGTCTATTAAAGAATTAAAGATCAAAGAGAAAGAAGATAGACGTAAATATATTTTAGACATTGCTCAGAAGTTATTTATATATAAAGACTATGATAATGTCTCGATGAATGATATAGCTCAGGAAGTGGGAGTTAATAAAGCAACGCTGTATAATTACTTCAAGAATAAAGAGGCACTGTACTTTGCTGTAGTATTACGCGGAGTTCAAATTTTAGATGAAATGATCAAAAAAGAAGTAAAAAAAGGAGATACAGGTTTTGAAAAGTTCAGATTATTTGGAAATGCAAATAATGAGTTTTATAATAAATATCCAGATTGTATGGGCCTTTTATATTCTCCACAATCGAATAAATTTGATGTAAGCAATATAAACGCTAGTGAAGAGTATAAAGAAGTAATGAAGATACTTAAAGAACTAATTTTCATTATGAGTGATTCAATACAATTTGGAGTGGATGATGGCACAATCCGGGATGATGTGAATCCAGTGGAAGCAGCCATATTGATATCATTGATCTCACAGAGCATGTCGAATATGAGCTGTTTGCATAGAGATATACTGGAAAGTAGGGGAAGTGATGAAAAGCAATTTTCCACATATGTAAAAGGAATCATACATCAAATGCTGATGAAAAAAGAGGATTGA
- a CDS encoding TetR/AcrR family transcriptional regulator, translated as MSIKKLKEKEKEERRNYIVNAAEKLFFDKGYDNVSMNDIAQEVGVNRATLYLYFKNKETVYSAVVLRAVKIRNKMFEEGAKGNNGLDKLRGIGRAYFKFCNDFHDYYKVFLYFNSQRFDESDNEYVPEIRTFSCKTIQIMRESVEEGIEDGSIRADVNSLEVAIFLATTSKQVVKLNPRHLKELESEGITYEQYVEDSLDLWMHMVMKKA; from the coding sequence ATGTCCATCAAGAAATTAAAGGAAAAAGAAAAAGAAGAAAGGCGAAATTACATTGTTAACGCGGCAGAGAAGTTATTTTTTGATAAAGGTTATGATAACGTCTCAATGAATGATATAGCCCAGGAAGTAGGGGTTAACAGGGCCACACTCTACCTCTATTTCAAAAATAAGGAAACTGTTTATTCTGCAGTGGTTCTGCGCGCAGTTAAGATAAGGAATAAAATGTTCGAAGAAGGAGCAAAAGGCAATAACGGGCTTGATAAACTTAGAGGGATTGGAAGGGCATATTTTAAGTTTTGCAATGATTTTCATGATTATTACAAGGTTTTCCTTTATTTTAACTCGCAGAGATTCGATGAAAGTGATAACGAATATGTGCCTGAAATCAGGACTTTTTCATGTAAGACAATCCAGATAATGCGTGAATCAGTAGAGGAAGGAATTGAGGATGGTTCCATAAGGGCAGACGTGAATTCCCTTGAAGTGGCAATTTTCCTAGCAACAACATCAAAACAGGTTGTAAAACTAAATCCGCGTCATTTAAAAGAATTAGAAAGTGAAGGAATTACTTATGAACAATATGTTGAGGATTCTTTGGATTTGTGGATGCATATGGTAATGAAAAAAGCTTAA
- a CDS encoding flavodoxin family protein: protein MKIGIVVYSQTEHTYSVAQKLQKRLQEKGKEVELERVVMKGEAQPGSKDMEFEIIPEVEKYDALIFGSPVQAFSLARPMKAYLEQIPSLQGKKIALFVTKGVRFNWTGGTQAIGKMKKISQSKGGSIVGTDIIVWNKNRDEKIDALLRRFSAIF from the coding sequence ATGAAAATAGGAATCGTGGTATATTCTCAGACGGAACATACATATTCTGTGGCTCAGAAACTCCAGAAAAGGCTCCAGGAAAAGGGAAAGGAAGTAGAACTTGAGAGAGTTGTCATGAAAGGAGAGGCTCAGCCGGGTTCAAAGGACATGGAATTTGAAATCATCCCTGAGGTGGAAAAGTACGATGCACTGATATTCGGGTCTCCTGTACAGGCATTTTCACTTGCACGGCCCATGAAGGCGTACCTTGAGCAGATTCCATCACTTCAAGGTAAGAAAATAGCTCTCTTTGTAACCAAGGGGGTAAGATTCAATTGGACAGGTGGAACTCAGGCAATAGGCAAGATGAAGAAGATATCTCAATCCAAGGGAGGAAGCATAGTCGGAACGGATATCATAGTCTGGAATAAGAACAGGGATGAGAAGATAGATGCACTACTCAGAAGATTCAGTGCAATTTTTTAA
- a CDS encoding cysteine hydrolase family protein encodes MKRALLIIDVQNEYFSGALPVSYPRESFDNILRAIDVANRQKIPVVLVQHTNPEDAPTFAKGSEGWKLHSEVKSKGYEHIIEKRLPGSFTGTDLEAWLRANNIDTVVVAGYMTQMCCDTTARQAMHLGFDVEFLSDATGTLSISNYAGEVSDEDLHKAILVTQAMRFSRVLTTEEWVENLVK; translated from the coding sequence ATGAAAAGAGCGTTGTTAATAATAGATGTTCAGAATGAATACTTTTCAGGTGCGTTACCTGTAAGTTACCCCAGGGAAAGCTTTGATAACATCTTGAGGGCAATAGATGTTGCAAATAGGCAGAAAATCCCTGTGGTCCTGGTGCAGCACACAAATCCAGAGGATGCTCCCACCTTTGCTAAGGGGAGTGAGGGATGGAAGCTTCACAGTGAAGTGAAATCCAAAGGATACGAACATATCATTGAAAAGAGGTTGCCAGGCAGTTTCACAGGGACTGATCTTGAAGCCTGGCTTAGAGCAAACAACATTGATACCGTGGTTGTAGCAGGTTACATGACCCAGATGTGCTGTGACACCACTGCAAGGCAGGCCATGCATCTGGGCTTCGATGTGGAATTCTTGTCCGATGCAACAGGAACTCTGAGCATCTCCAACTACGCTGGAGAAGTTTCAGATGAGGACCTGCACAAAGCCATCCTTGTGACACAGGCAATGAGGTTCAGCAGAGTTTTAACAACTGAAGAATGGGTTGAAAACCTGGTTAAATGA
- a CDS encoding alpha/beta fold hydrolase, with translation MIMNLYVEESGQENAETILFLHGGGMAGWMWKEQVEVFKDYHLIIPDLPEHGKSIDIKPFTIEGAADRIIDLIKTRAKGGKANLVGISLGAQIILQILSKAPEVSDHAMISGTLVHSIPHTETFLKLLDYLIKVYQPVKDTDFFIKANMRTYNIPKNLFNEFKESTYLIKPASLDRILHENMLFQMPTGLNHADVPVLVMDGGKEYKVIKESAQDLLEVLPNATGITAPKLGHVWNIENPDLFNRVLRSWIMDENLPEEVSFIK, from the coding sequence ATGATCATGAATCTGTACGTTGAAGAGTCAGGCCAGGAAAACGCTGAAACCATTTTATTCCTTCATGGTGGTGGAATGGCAGGTTGGATGTGGAAGGAACAGGTTGAAGTCTTCAAGGATTACCATCTGATCATCCCAGACCTTCCAGAACATGGAAAAAGCATTGATATCAAGCCATTCACCATTGAAGGTGCTGCAGACAGGATCATAGATCTCATAAAGACCCGGGCAAAGGGTGGAAAGGCCAATCTTGTGGGGATATCCCTGGGGGCTCAAATAATCCTCCAAATTTTAAGCAAGGCTCCTGAAGTTTCGGATCATGCAATGATAAGCGGCACGCTCGTCCACAGCATCCCCCACACAGAAACCTTTTTAAAACTTCTTGATTATCTCATAAAGGTTTACCAGCCAGTTAAGGACACAGATTTCTTCATAAAGGCCAACATGAGAACATACAACATACCTAAAAATCTTTTTAACGAGTTCAAGGAATCCACGTATCTCATAAAACCAGCATCTCTGGACAGAATCCTGCACGAGAACATGCTGTTCCAGATGCCCACTGGATTGAACCATGCAGATGTTCCAGTACTGGTCATGGATGGTGGGAAGGAGTACAAGGTCATAAAGGAATCAGCTCAAGATCTGCTGGAAGTTTTACCTAACGCCACAGGAATAACGGCACCCAAACTGGGACACGTGTGGAATATAGAAAATCCAGACCTCTTCAACAGAGTTTTAAGAAGCTGGATAATGGATGAAAACCTGCCAGAGGAAGTTTCATTTATAAAATAG
- a CDS encoding MFS transporter has product METSAEDPAHDKLSETTYNNRYIILAIVLTGTFMSLMNSNIVNVALPNITNYFNVSIAQSQWIVTSYFLTVTAMFLIFGKISEYTGKTKLFILGFVIFTLGALFCGFSASLDQLIFFRILQALGASMVFSISTAIIMDVFPDSEKGRALGYQASVIAIGLIIAPSLGGVIVDWLGWTYVFFVNIPIGIVGLVSALKYLKIEEHKSENLNMDWMGSSLFVVLMVALILFMGDLSNGGGVLTLICGSIFVLSLFIFILRESNCKEPLLDLTIFKAKSFIKPAMGLILFFIASNMINIIYPLYFEDVLDWRATEVGLTMMIMAVAMFLISPVSGWIYDKYKFRNLSSLGVLITGLTTLLFAYMLLIGNILGAMISLALIGVGCALFMVPNNTDVMSSLPQKTNVLSSVTATFRNFGAFLGVALATTLTSLSYSSHLGLGLSAGTMMVGIFFGIGGIYLVSAIVVYKS; this is encoded by the coding sequence ATGGAAACATCAGCAGAAGATCCTGCACACGATAAATTATCTGAAACAACTTATAATAACAGGTATATCATTTTGGCAATAGTGCTTACAGGTACTTTCATGTCCTTGATGAACAGTAATATAGTGAACGTTGCTTTGCCAAACATAACCAACTATTTTAACGTCAGTATTGCGCAATCGCAGTGGATAGTGACCTCCTATTTTTTAACGGTTACTGCAATGTTTTTAATTTTTGGAAAGATATCAGAATACACAGGCAAGACAAAGCTGTTTATTTTGGGTTTTGTAATTTTCACTCTTGGGGCACTGTTTTGTGGGTTTTCTGCAAGTCTTGATCAGCTAATATTTTTTAGAATATTACAGGCGCTTGGAGCATCCATGGTTTTCAGTATAAGCACGGCTATCATTATGGATGTATTTCCAGATAGTGAAAAGGGTCGTGCATTAGGATATCAAGCTTCTGTAATTGCAATCGGCCTGATCATTGCACCCTCTTTGGGAGGAGTTATTGTAGATTGGCTAGGATGGACCTATGTATTTTTCGTCAATATCCCCATAGGAATTGTAGGCCTGGTTTCAGCCCTGAAATATTTAAAAATTGAAGAGCACAAATCCGAGAATTTAAACATGGACTGGATGGGATCTTCCCTGTTCGTGGTGCTCATGGTTGCATTAATCTTATTCATGGGGGATTTATCAAATGGTGGAGGTGTACTGACCCTAATATGTGGTTCCATATTTGTACTGTCTCTTTTTATCTTCATATTAAGAGAATCGAATTGTAAAGAACCACTGCTTGATTTAACCATATTTAAGGCAAAATCTTTCATAAAACCTGCTATGGGCCTTATATTGTTTTTTATAGCATCAAATATGATTAATATAATATACCCTCTTTATTTTGAGGATGTATTGGACTGGAGAGCTACAGAAGTTGGCCTCACCATGATGATAATGGCAGTCGCGATGTTTCTTATATCCCCAGTCAGCGGATGGATCTATGATAAATATAAATTCCGAAATTTATCTTCATTAGGAGTATTAATCACAGGTTTAACAACCCTCCTCTTTGCATATATGCTTTTAATTGGAAATATCTTGGGTGCCATGATATCCCTGGCACTTATAGGTGTCGGATGCGCCCTATTTATGGTTCCTAATAATACAGATGTCATGAGTTCGTTGCCACAAAAAACAAACGTTTTATCCAGTGTAACTGCAACTTTTAGAAACTTTGGCGCCTTTTTAGGAGTTGCACTGGCAACTACATTAACATCTTTAAGCTATTCAAGTCACCTTGGATTGGGGCTCTCTGCAGGAACCATGATGGTCGGTATATTTTTTGGAATAGGCGGAATTTATCTCGTTTCAGCAATAGTTGTGTATAAAAGCTGA